In Penaeus chinensis breed Huanghai No. 1 chromosome 40, ASM1920278v2, whole genome shotgun sequence, one genomic interval encodes:
- the LOC125047020 gene encoding kinesin-like protein KIF3A, translated as MAPDKDRGAVLKERENVRVVVRVRPLSEKEIHSGHKSMVKTDDMNCSLIVTNPSAQSGEPPKVFTFDSVFGADSKQVDVYNLAARPIVENVLEGYNGTIFAYGQTGTGKTFTMEGVRSVPELKGIIPNSFAHIFGHIAKAEGDKKFLVRVSYLEIYNEEVRDLLRQDQSMRLEVKERPDVGVYVKDLLTHVVHNADEMDRIMTLGNKNRAVGATNMNAHSSRSHAIFTITIECAERGVDGQQHWRVGKLHLVDLAGSERQSKTGATGQRLKEASKINLSLSTLGNVISALVDGRSTHIPYRNSKLTRLLQDSLGGNSKTLMCANIGPANYNYDETISTLRYANRAKNICNKAKINEDPKDALLRRLQDEIKTLRGQLEDESEEEDSDEEELEGEEKPKKKKKKLKEEEVAAIRKKIEEERKMLSERKDLEEEERNKVKGDLDRHEKELKKAQKEQEALKQRLQGLERKILVGGENLLEKAEEQERLLEESAKELEERRRHEEQLRHAITQKEAERIDLEERYTTLQEENAGKTRKLKKVWTLLMAAKSELGDMQAEHQREMEALLESVRHLSREHKLHQLIIDSFIPLEYQDMVERYVHWNEDIGEWQLKCVAYTGNNMRKQLDNGDAEKENQNQDGDMWQVYKTYSPEVYTKPAAKPLRKKSGIPRPKHARSARKCDK; from the exons ATGGCG CCCGACAAAGACAGAGGCGCAGTcctcaaagagagggagaatgtgcgAGTGGTGGTGAGGGTTCGACCTCTCAGCGAAAAGGAAATTCACAGTGGCCACAAGAGCATGGTCAAGACAGATGACATGAACTGCTCTCTCATCGTTACCAATCCCTCAGCTCAGTCAGGAGAACCTCCCAAGGTGTTCACGTTTGATTCCGTCTTTGGTGCCGATTCTAAACAG GTGGATGTGTATAACCTGGCTGCACGCCCAATTGTAGAGAATGTACTAGAAGGATACAACGGCACAATCTTCGCCTACGGGCAGACGGGGACGGGGAAGACTTTTACCATGGAAGGTGTGAGATCGGTGCCAGAACTGAAGGGAATCATTCCCAACTCGTTCGCTCACATTTTTGGACACATTGCCAAAGCAGAGGGGGACAAAAA GTTCTTGGTACGAGTTTCATACTTAGAGATTTACAATGAAGAAGTGCGGGACCTGCTGCGCCAAGACCAGTCCATGCGCCTGGAGGTGAAGGAGCGCCCAGATGTGGGTGTCTATGTTAAGGACTTGTTAACACATGTTGTACATAATGCAGATGAAATGGACAGAATCATGACGCTCGGAAACAAAAATA GGGCTGTCGGAGCAACCAACATGAACGCACACAGTTCACGATCACACGCTATCTTCACAATTACCATAGAGTGTGCAGAGAGAGGTGTGGATGGACAACAACATTGGAGAGTCGGGAAGCTTCACCTTGTTGATCTCGCT GGTTCAGAGCGACAGAGCAAAACAGGGGCAACAGGTCAGAGACTGAAAGAAGCTAGTAAAATTAATCTGTCCCTTTCAACGCTGGGGAATGTCATATCGGCTCTGGTGGATGGAAGGTCGACACATATACCATACCGAAATTCTAAGTTGACAAGACTTCTGCAAGATTCTTTGGGAGGCAACTCAAAAACGTTAATG TGTGCAAATATAGGACCAGCCAATTACAACTATGACGAGACAATCAGCACGTTGCGCTATGCCAATCGTGCAAAGAACATCTGTAACAAGGCCAAGATTAATGAGGACCCGAAGGATGCTCTTCTTCGGCGACTCCAGGACGAGATAAAGACGCTGAGAGGTCAACTTGAAG ATGAATCTGAGGAGGAAGATTCAGATGAAGAGGAattggaaggagaggaaaagccaaagaaaaagaagaagaaattgaaggaagaggag gTGGCTGCCATCCGCAAGAAGATCGAAGAGGAACGTAAGATGTTATCGGAAAGGAAggaccttgaggaggaggagaggaacaagGTGAAGGGTGACTTGGATAGACATGAAAAGGAGCTGAAGAAGGCCCA gaAAGAGCAGGAAGCCTTGAAACAGCGGTTACAAGGGCTAGAACGCAAAATTCTCGTTGGCGGTGAAAATTTGTTAGAGaaagcagaggagcaggagagactCTTAGAAGAATCAGCCAAGGAGCTCGAGGAGAGGAGGCGGCATGAGGAACAGCTCCGACATGCCATCACGCAAAAGGAG GCAGAAAGAATTGACCTAGAAGAAAGGTATACCACTTTACAAGAAGAGAATGCTGGCAAGACCAGAAAGCTTAAAAAGGTGTGGACTCTCCTGATGGCCGCCAAGTCCGAACTGGGAGATATGCAGGCAGAACATCAACGGGAAATGGAGGCTCTTCTGGAGTCTGTGCGACATTTATCTCGGGAACACAAGTTACATCAGCTGATCATTGATTCTTTCATTCCGTTGGAGTATCAG GACATGGTTGAGCGTTATGTTCACTGGAATGAAGACATAGGGGAATGGCAGCTGAAGTGCGTTGCTTACACAGGGAACAACATGAGGAAACAGTTGGATAATGGCGATGCAGAAAAGGAGAATCAG